The following proteins are co-located in the Candidatus Nitrotoga sp. AM1P genome:
- a CDS encoding FAD-dependent oxidoreductase codes for MKRALLVILILVLIVSFFAFDLERFLTLESLKQSQHDFAALKAQSPWLVAAVGFMLYVIAAALSLPGALVMTLAMGAVFGLVMGAVLVSFASSIGGTLAFLASRFVLRDIVQQRFGDKLKAINDGVAKDGAWYLLTLRLIPVFPFFLINLLMGLTPMRTRTFYWVSQVGMLADTLVFVYAGTQLAQLQSLSGILSPGLLLSFVLLGFFPMIIKKIITWLQRRRVYAKWNLPARFDRNLIVIGGGAGGLVSAYIASAVKAKVTLIEANKMGGDCLNYGCVPSKALIRSAKLAHQIRHADHYGLEANEATFSFQKVMARVHEVIRTVAPHDSEERYTGLGVEVLQGYARITDPWTVEIKLNDGTTQVLTTRSIIIATGARPFVPPLPGLDEVGYVTSETLWEAFAKLDTAPARLVVLGGGPIGCELAQSFARLGSHVTQIERGARIMVREDSEVSELARASLIADGVDVLTEHKAVRCEQEDGHKYIVVEQDGKSRRIEFDALLCAVGRVARLTGYGLEELGIETQRTVVTNDYLETIYPNIFAAGDVVGPYQFTHTAAHQGWYTAVNALFGDFWKFKADYSVIPWSTFMDPEIARVGLNEREACEQGIPYEVVKYGIDDLDRAIVDGTAYGFVKVLTVPGKDKILGATIVGEHAGDLLIEFVLAMKYGLGLNKILNTIHIYPTLAEANKYAAGEWKRAHSPQKVLAWLKRYHAWKRG; via the coding sequence ATGAAGCGTGCGCTGCTCGTTATATTGATTCTCGTGCTGATCGTTAGCTTCTTTGCTTTCGATCTGGAGCGTTTCTTAACGCTTGAATCGCTCAAGCAGAGTCAGCATGATTTTGCTGCGCTCAAGGCGCAGTCGCCCTGGTTGGTCGCGGCAGTTGGTTTTATGCTGTATGTAATTGCTGCTGCGCTTTCTTTGCCGGGCGCATTGGTTATGACACTGGCCATGGGTGCGGTGTTTGGGTTGGTGATGGGCGCGGTGTTGGTGTCATTCGCTTCCAGCATCGGCGGGACGCTGGCTTTCCTGGCCTCGCGCTTTGTGTTGCGCGACATCGTGCAGCAACGCTTCGGTGACAAATTGAAAGCGATTAACGATGGGGTGGCCAAAGACGGAGCTTGGTACCTGCTCACTTTGCGTCTGATTCCCGTGTTTCCATTTTTTCTCATTAACCTGCTAATGGGACTTACGCCGATGCGTACGCGCACCTTTTATTGGGTCAGCCAGGTGGGGATGCTGGCGGATACATTGGTGTTCGTGTATGCGGGAACGCAACTCGCGCAATTACAAAGCCTGTCCGGCATTCTGTCACCGGGGTTATTGCTTTCGTTTGTACTGTTGGGTTTTTTCCCGATGATCATCAAAAAAATCATAACCTGGCTGCAACGCCGCCGCGTTTATGCCAAATGGAATCTCCCGGCACGATTCGACCGCAATCTGATTGTGATCGGTGGCGGAGCGGGTGGGCTGGTGTCCGCCTACATCGCGTCGGCGGTCAAGGCCAAGGTGACGCTGATCGAGGCGAACAAGATGGGAGGCGATTGCCTCAATTACGGCTGCGTGCCGAGCAAGGCGTTGATCAGAAGTGCCAAGCTGGCGCATCAAATACGTCACGCCGATCATTATGGGCTGGAGGCGAACGAAGCAACGTTCAGCTTTCAAAAAGTGATGGCGCGTGTGCATGAGGTCATCCGCACCGTGGCGCCGCACGACAGCGAGGAACGCTATACCGGCCTGGGCGTGGAAGTGCTGCAAGGCTATGCGCGCATCACTGACCCGTGGACGGTAGAAATAAAATTGAACGATGGCACGACTCAAGTGCTCACCACGCGCAGCATCATCATTGCTACCGGTGCGCGGCCTTTCGTGCCGCCGCTGCCCGGTTTGGATGAGGTGGGTTACGTTACCAGCGAAACTCTGTGGGAAGCATTCGCCAAGTTGGACACGGCACCTGCGCGCTTGGTGGTGCTGGGCGGCGGCCCGATCGGTTGTGAATTGGCACAGAGTTTCGCGCGATTGGGCTCGCACGTCACCCAGATTGAGAGGGGGGCGCGCATCATGGTTCGCGAAGATAGCGAAGTTTCCGAGTTGGCTCGCGCCTCGCTCATCGCAGATGGGGTGGACGTGCTGACCGAGCATAAAGCCGTGCGCTGCGAGCAGGAAGACGGGCACAAATACATTGTGGTTGAACAGGATGGCAAATCGCGCCGTATCGAGTTCGATGCGTTGTTGTGTGCGGTAGGCCGCGTGGCTCGGCTGACAGGCTACGGCCTGGAAGAGCTGGGTATTGAAACCCAGCGCACAGTGGTCACCAACGACTATCTGGAAACTATTTATCCCAATATTTTTGCGGCGGGCGATGTGGTCGGACCTTACCAGTTTACTCATACCGCCGCCCACCAAGGGTGGTATACGGCGGTGAATGCACTGTTTGGTGATTTTTGGAAATTCAAGGCAGATTACTCGGTGATACCCTGGTCAACTTTCATGGATCCGGAAATCGCGCGCGTCGGGCTGAACGAACGAGAAGCGTGCGAGCAAGGCATTCCTTATGAAGTAGTGAAATATGGCATAGATGATCTCGATCGCGCCATCGTCGATGGCACGGCGTACGGCTTTGTCAAGGTACTGACCGTGCCCGGCAAGGACAAAATCCTCGGTGCCACCATTGTTGGCGAGCACGCTGGCGATTTGCTAATCGAGTTCGTGTTGGCGATGAAATACGGGTTGGGGCTGAACAAGATTCTTAACACCATTCATATTTACCCGACTCTGGCTGAAGCAAACAAATATGCGGCTGGGGAATGGAAACGCGCCCATTCGCCGCAAAAAGTGCTGGCGTGGTTGAAGCGTTATCACGCATGGAAGCGAGGCTGA
- the glk gene encoding glucokinase has product MRHIKMGSILTGDIGGTKTRLALVEVNGSDVVILHELSYPSQRYDTFETLLSEFLSSGNHVDDATFGIAGQVQNGVAQATNLPWRIDAAALRQRFGFLRCHLLNDLEATAYGLPALGDADLLTLQAGAPEVLGNAAVIAAGTGLGEAGLYWDGQSYRPFATEGGHATFSPRNTLEFALLRHLQQRHSENMRGHVSWERVVSGMGLLDLYAFLLDYRHASTPVWLAEEMRNIDAAAAISAAALANSDAVCVETMQLFVSLYGAEAGNLALKVMSRGGLYIGGGIAPKILPLLQTGDFLNAFLDKGRMRPLLAAMPVKVILNDRAALYGPALFAAHHAEKIV; this is encoded by the coding sequence TTGAGGCATATTAAAATGGGATCTATCCTTACCGGTGATATCGGCGGTACCAAAACCCGTTTGGCGTTAGTCGAGGTGAACGGGAGTGACGTTGTCATCCTCCACGAACTTAGTTATCCCAGCCAGCGCTATGACACTTTTGAAACGTTGCTAAGTGAATTTTTGTCATCGGGTAATCACGTTGACGATGCGACTTTTGGCATTGCCGGGCAGGTGCAAAATGGCGTGGCGCAAGCGACTAATTTGCCGTGGCGGATCGATGCCGCCGCACTGCGCCAACGCTTCGGTTTTTTGCGCTGCCATCTGCTGAATGATTTAGAGGCCACAGCTTATGGTTTGCCCGCGCTAGGCGATGCTGATTTATTGACGCTGCAAGCGGGGGCGCCCGAAGTGCTGGGTAATGCGGCGGTGATCGCTGCCGGGACGGGTTTGGGCGAGGCGGGTTTATATTGGGACGGACAATCATATCGCCCCTTCGCCACGGAAGGCGGACACGCCACGTTCAGTCCGCGCAACACCCTGGAATTTGCCTTGCTAAGACATTTACAACAACGCCATTCTGAGAACATGAGAGGACATGTCAGTTGGGAGCGTGTCGTTTCCGGCATGGGGCTGCTTGATCTGTATGCATTCTTGCTTGACTACCGGCATGCATCGACCCCAGTGTGGCTAGCGGAAGAGATGCGTAATATAGATGCAGCGGCAGCAATTTCCGCTGCGGCACTGGCAAACAGCGATGCAGTATGCGTGGAGACGATGCAATTATTCGTCAGCTTGTATGGCGCGGAAGCCGGCAATCTGGCACTCAAAGTGATGAGCCGTGGCGGCCTCTATATTGGCGGTGGTATCGCACCGAAAATATTACCATTGTTGCAGACGGGTGATTTCCTCAATGCCTTTCTCGACAAAGGGCGGATGCGACCGCTACTGGCGGCGATGCCGGTCAAAGTGATTCTGAATGA
- a CDS encoding type II toxin-antitoxin system prevent-host-death family antitoxin, protein MEKLLANRSVSITELKRSSSTIIEQAGDEAVAVLNHNRPAAYLVPAALYMRQMAALDAATLREAIAISRRDQHPPIPAEQMFAEMHAAINQVAIEQASA, encoded by the coding sequence ATGGAAAAATTATTGGCTAATCGCTCGGTTAGTATCACCGAACTTAAACGTAGCTCCAGCACTATCATCGAGCAGGCGGGCGATGAAGCGGTAGCCGTGTTAAACCATAATCGTCCGGCGGCTTATTTGGTTCCGGCGGCACTGTATATGCGTCAGATGGCGGCACTGGACGCCGCAACTTTGCGCGAAGCGATTGCGATCAGCCGACGCGACCAGCACCCGCCAATTCCAGCTGAACAAATGTTCGCCGAAATGCATGCAGCAATTAATCAGGTGGCCATTGAACAAGCCAGCGCGTAA
- the zwf gene encoding glucose-6-phosphate dehydrogenase: protein MKILEPCTLVFFGAGGNLSRRKLIPALFNLETAQRLPDHLIILGCDIAHYDHEQWLDVVSDILRKVHGTKIDEAALQRFCTRLHYFSIPPGDEEAYTRLQTLLDDDPKFPPNVMYYMAVRPVDYPGIVERLGNIGLLKQHNGWRRVVIEKPFGYDLLSAQTLQASLYRHLDESQIYRIDHYLGKGTVQNIMVFRFANLLLEPLWKNHYIDHVQITHSETLGVEGRADYYEGAGALRDMVQSHLMQLLALVAIEPPLSMSAEHLRDEKVKVLKAIRPITQNAVHAHAFRGQYASGMIDGKTVPGYLEEPNVAPGSTTETYAAMKLFIDNWRWAGVPFYLRTGKRMAEGSSAICIRFKAPPQDLLRHIRKGAPQPNWIMLGIQPNDCLKMELQVKVPGLDMQTRTISLDATYRKAGEEDFDAYEGLILDVILGDHSLFLRIDEVEAAWRVVDPVIKVWSMERSFINTYPAGSWGPRGTYRLFDREDQFWRHSLNPEGGNLEAY, encoded by the coding sequence ATGAAAATCCTGGAACCCTGTACGCTGGTTTTTTTCGGTGCCGGTGGGAATTTGAGCCGACGCAAACTGATTCCAGCATTGTTTAATCTGGAAACCGCACAGCGTCTGCCTGACCATCTGATTATCCTGGGTTGTGATATTGCCCACTACGACCATGAACAATGGCTGGATGTTGTAAGTGACATTCTGCGTAAAGTGCATGGTACGAAAATTGACGAAGCAGCATTGCAACGTTTTTGTACTCGCCTGCATTATTTTTCCATTCCACCTGGTGATGAGGAGGCTTATACGCGGCTGCAAACCTTGCTGGACGATGATCCGAAATTTCCACCAAACGTGATGTATTACATGGCGGTGCGCCCCGTCGATTATCCCGGCATCGTGGAAAGGCTGGGCAACATCGGGCTGTTGAAACAGCATAACGGCTGGCGTCGCGTGGTGATTGAAAAACCGTTCGGTTACGATCTACTTTCGGCGCAAACCCTGCAAGCCAGTCTCTATCGTCATCTCGATGAGTCGCAGATCTATCGCATTGATCACTACCTCGGCAAGGGTACGGTGCAGAACATTATGGTGTTCCGCTTCGCAAACCTGCTGCTGGAACCGTTGTGGAAAAATCACTACATCGACCATGTGCAGATCACCCATTCCGAGACGCTGGGGGTGGAAGGGCGCGCTGATTACTACGAAGGTGCAGGCGCGCTGCGCGACATGGTGCAGAGCCATTTGATGCAGTTATTAGCACTGGTGGCGATAGAGCCGCCGTTGAGCATGTCTGCAGAACACTTGCGTGATGAGAAAGTGAAAGTGCTGAAAGCTATCCGTCCCATCACCCAGAACGCGGTGCATGCCCACGCTTTTCGCGGCCAGTACGCCAGCGGCATGATCGACGGCAAGACCGTGCCTGGTTATTTGGAAGAGCCAAATGTCGCGCCTGGCAGCACGACCGAAACCTATGCCGCAATGAAATTGTTCATCGACAACTGGCGCTGGGCGGGCGTGCCGTTCTATCTGCGCACCGGCAAACGCATGGCCGAAGGTAGCTCGGCGATTTGCATACGCTTCAAGGCGCCGCCGCAGGATTTGCTGCGGCACATCCGTAAAGGTGCGCCGCAACCAAATTGGATTATGCTTGGCATCCAGCCGAACGATTGTCTGAAGATGGAGTTGCAGGTCAAGGTGCCGGGGCTGGATATGCAAACACGCACTATCAGCCTGGATGCGACGTATCGCAAAGCTGGCGAGGAAGATTTTGATGCTTACGAGGGGTTAATCCTTGATGTCATCCTCGGCGACCACTCGCTGTTTCTGCGCATTGATGAAGTCGAGGCGGCCTGGCGCGTGGTTGATCCCGTAATCAAGGTGTGGTCGATGGAGCGCAGCTTCATCAACACCTATCCCGCCGGTAGCTGGGGGCCGCGCGGCACCTACCGTTTATTTGATCGTGAAGACCAGTTCTGGCGTCATTCCTTAAATCCAGAAGGAGGCAATCTTGAGGCATATTAA
- a CDS encoding type II toxin-antitoxin system Phd/YefM family antitoxin produces MHREWQLQKAKDNFSQLIKGAASGDTQVVTVHGKPTAVIVSAEEYARLTRHRTKLSSVLLRPDLAAEDLDISRSRDTGRDIDL; encoded by the coding sequence ATGCACAGAGAATGGCAACTACAAAAAGCAAAAGACAATTTCAGCCAGCTTATCAAGGGGGCCGCGAGTGGCGATACTCAAGTAGTTACGGTGCACGGAAAACCCACAGCGGTAATTGTTTCGGCTGAAGAATATGCCCGGCTCACCCGCCACCGAACCAAGCTCTCCAGCGTGCTGCTGCGTCCCGACCTCGCAGCCGAAGATCTGGATATTTCCCGCAGCCGCGACACCGGGCGCGACATTGATCTATGA
- a CDS encoding TIGR04283 family arsenosugar biosynthesis glycosyltransferase, translated as MMRLSIIVPMLNEAEQLPELFAHLLPYQRAGCEIIFVDGGSADGSAILSEVAGFIALRTARGRANQMNAGASRASGDVLLFLHADTRLPQEATHYIELALGNKESCWGRFDVCITGRPIMLRVVSRLMNWRSRLTGIATGDQAIFVRRAVFEHLRGFPDQPLMEDVELSKRLLAFSRPVCIAHCVTTSGRRWEVHGVWRTILLMWRLRWAYWRGTDAGELARLYQ; from the coding sequence ATGATGCGCCTGTCCATCATCGTGCCAATGCTCAATGAAGCGGAGCAATTGCCGGAATTATTCGCGCACTTGCTGCCATACCAGCGAGCCGGTTGCGAGATCATATTTGTCGACGGCGGCAGTGCTGATGGATCAGCAATACTGTCTGAGGTGGCTGGGTTCATTGCGTTGCGCACTGCTCGCGGCAGAGCAAATCAAATGAATGCCGGCGCATCACGAGCCAGCGGTGATGTGCTGTTATTTTTGCATGCCGATACGCGCCTGCCACAGGAGGCAACACATTACATCGAGCTAGCTTTGGGAAATAAAGAGTCTTGCTGGGGGCGTTTCGATGTGTGCATCACCGGTCGTCCCATTATGTTGCGCGTGGTCAGCCGCTTAATGAATTGGCGCTCGCGCCTGACCGGAATTGCTACCGGTGATCAGGCGATATTCGTGCGGCGTGCCGTGTTCGAGCACTTACGGGGATTTCCTGATCAGCCGCTAATGGAAGATGTTGAGCTGAGCAAACGGTTGCTGGCGTTCTCGCGTCCCGTATGCATTGCACATTGTGTGACGACATCCGGTCGGCGTTGGGAGGTGCACGGGGTATGGCGTACTATTCTGCTGATGTGGCGTTTGCGCTGGGCGTATTGGCGCGGCACGGATGCGGGTGAGTTAGCGAGGTTGTACCAATGA
- a CDS encoding DUF3047 domain-containing protein, with protein MTLRNLVLLIGSTLSLLAQASDEVWLDHFTQESVDVPSPWQLIQLNKKVPPTHYRVTRWDDVLAIEATAERSMTLLARPVEIDLNRTPVLCWRWRVDAPLVTADMATKAGDDYAARVYVSFAMPASALSFTTRVKLKLARSIYGDAVPDAAINYVWDNRYPVGTRKPNAYSDRIHMIVAESGAANAGKWVVARHDVQKDMVTEFGSEQAHLVLLTVASDTDNTGEHAHAGFADFQFVEQDAACFAEPVAVKP; from the coding sequence ATGACATTACGGAACTTAGTGCTGCTGATAGGGTCAACTCTCTCTTTACTGGCTCAAGCGAGCGATGAAGTCTGGCTCGATCATTTCACCCAGGAGTCCGTGGATGTTCCGTCTCCGTGGCAATTGATACAGCTCAATAAAAAAGTACCGCCCACTCATTACCGCGTCACGCGATGGGACGATGTGTTGGCCATCGAAGCCACCGCCGAGCGCAGTATGACGTTGCTGGCGCGACCAGTCGAGATCGATTTGAATCGCACGCCGGTGTTGTGCTGGCGCTGGCGCGTGGATGCCCCGCTGGTCACGGCCGACATGGCCACCAAAGCAGGGGATGATTATGCTGCGCGCGTGTATGTTTCGTTTGCTATGCCGGCGTCTGCGCTGAGTTTTACGACACGCGTCAAACTCAAGCTGGCACGCAGTATCTATGGCGATGCGGTGCCCGATGCCGCGATCAATTATGTGTGGGACAATCGTTATCCGGTGGGTACGCGCAAGCCAAATGCTTATAGCGACCGCATCCACATGATAGTGGCCGAATCGGGTGCTGCGAATGCAGGAAAATGGGTCGTTGCACGCCACGATGTGCAGAAGGATATGGTTACGGAGTTTGGATCAGAGCAGGCGCACCTGGTTCTGCTCACCGTCGCATCCGACACCGACAATACTGGAGAACACGCTCACGCCGGTTTTGCTGATTTTCAGTTTGTTGAGCAAGACGCAGCGTGTTTTGCAGAGCCCGTTGCAGTTAAGCCCTGA
- a CDS encoding TIGR04282 family arsenosugar biosynthesis glycosyltransferase: MIPTRIIIFAKAPQPGFAKTRLIPLLGAEAAAKLALQMLSNTLFNAQAADIGTVELCSTPNIDDIAWQGITLPAGLEITDQGEGDLGARLARASKRAIENTGFVLLIGTDCVEMSATLLREAAQSLHEHDAVIHCTADGGYALLGLKRYSAVLFSDMPWSTDAVARITIARIGQLGWSLHVGQLLHDVDTPQDLKYLLPNIEVP, encoded by the coding sequence ATGATACCCACCCGCATCATTATTTTTGCCAAAGCCCCGCAGCCCGGTTTTGCCAAGACGCGCCTGATTCCCTTGCTGGGGGCTGAGGCTGCGGCCAAACTGGCGCTGCAGATGCTGTCCAACACTTTGTTCAACGCACAGGCCGCTGACATCGGCACGGTCGAGTTATGCAGCACACCCAATATTGACGATATCGCTTGGCAAGGTATAACACTTCCGGCTGGCCTTGAGATTACCGATCAAGGCGAGGGTGATCTCGGTGCGCGACTGGCGCGTGCATCAAAGCGCGCCATTGAAAATACAGGATTCGTTTTATTGATTGGTACAGACTGCGTGGAAATGTCCGCCACCTTGCTGCGTGAGGCTGCTCAATCATTGCACGAACACGATGCAGTTATCCATTGCACCGCCGATGGCGGTTATGCGCTGCTGGGACTCAAGCGCTACAGTGCAGTGCTATTCAGTGACATGCCGTGGAGCACCGATGCAGTTGCCCGCATCACCATCGCGCGTATCGGGCAGCTCGGCTGGTCGCTGCATGTTGGGCAGTTGTTGCACGATGTGGATACGCCGCAGGATTTGAAATATTTGCTACCGAACATAGAGGTCCCATGA
- the arsS gene encoding arsenosugar biosynthesis radical SAM (seleno)protein ArsS (Some members of this family are selenoproteins.), which translates to MHATLPLLQATEFPALRRRTLEILQVNLGYKCNQTCVHCHVNAGPTRTEMMDSETLALIPQVLAARDLHTLDLTGGAPELHEGFRDLVRAARAQGRKVIDRCNLTILFESGQEDLAEFLAAQQVEIVASLPCYAQDNVDKQRGKGTFDKSIVALQKLNVLGYGQPDSGLTLNLVFNPQGASLPPDQTGLQADYQRELFEHFGIVFNQLFVITNMPIQRFGSMLVSKGQFNDYLRLLQENFAAANLDTVMCRNLVSVDWQGFLYDCDFNQQLELAISGQGRPHLRDLLQQDLQDHPIQVAGHCYGCTAGQGSSCGGALKEEESLTT; encoded by the coding sequence ATGCACGCCACTCTGCCTTTGTTACAAGCCACTGAATTCCCCGCCTTGCGTCGTCGTACGCTCGAAATTCTACAAGTCAATCTGGGTTACAAATGCAACCAGACTTGCGTGCATTGTCATGTGAATGCCGGACCGACTCGTACCGAGATGATGGATAGTGAAACGCTGGCGCTGATTCCACAGGTGTTGGCGGCGCGCGACTTGCACACGCTTGATCTGACTGGCGGCGCACCGGAATTGCATGAGGGCTTTCGTGATCTGGTGCGCGCCGCTCGCGCACAAGGCCGCAAGGTGATTGACCGTTGCAATCTCACTATTCTGTTCGAGTCTGGACAGGAAGATCTCGCCGAATTTCTTGCCGCGCAACAGGTCGAGATTGTCGCCTCACTGCCCTGTTACGCGCAGGACAATGTGGACAAGCAGCGCGGTAAAGGCACGTTTGATAAGAGTATCGTCGCACTGCAAAAACTCAATGTGCTGGGTTACGGACAGCCTGACAGCGGCCTGACGCTGAACCTGGTGTTCAATCCGCAGGGTGCTTCACTGCCGCCAGATCAGACTGGGTTGCAAGCAGATTATCAGCGCGAGCTGTTCGAGCATTTTGGCATCGTGTTCAACCAGCTGTTTGTCATTACCAATATGCCGATCCAGCGTTTCGGTTCAATGTTGGTCTCCAAAGGCCAGTTCAACGACTACTTGCGCCTACTGCAAGAAAACTTCGCTGCTGCCAATCTCGACACGGTGATGTGCCGCAATCTGGTCAGTGTGGATTGGCAGGGATTTCTCTACGACTGCGATTTCAATCAACAGTTGGAGTTGGCTATCTCCGGCCAAGGTCGCCCGCATCTACGTGATCTGTTGCAACAAGACTTGCAGGATCATCCGATCCAAGTTGCCGGCCATTGCTACGGCTGCACTGCCGGACAGGGCAGCAGTTGTGGCGGCGCATTGAAAGAGGAAGAAAGCCTCACCACATGA
- a CDS encoding IS4 family transposase has protein sequence MKDNKVERVRQEVAMFRRQFLQDDTNAFDQAFGNQEITAVVSELVAPHRERIYPPLDTLRLFVGQVLSADRACQDVVGRRLSERIAQGQSVSALNTGSYCDARKRLPITLPVMLGTMIGERLESMTPSAWRWQGRPVKLFDGTTISMPDTPSNQQAYPQSREQKPGLGFPIARIGALIGLSSGAILGYQVAACEGKGTGEQSLLANLLDNINAGDVLLADALLATWWIIEDASSRGVDVVMAQHGVRITDFMRGQRFGKNDHVVQWPRPPKPKAMSAEEYARHPESITMREVEVNGRILVTTLLDPRAVSTQELGALYKMRWNIEVDFRTIKATLEMDVLRCKSQPMVDKEIAVYFMAYNLVRWAMSKAALLADVLPRVLSFTGAKRLLCAFADQLRRTSGKQVRTMIATVTTSIATLRLPYRPDRIEPRAKKRRPKNLPLLTVPRQVARDLIYAQRELNRVP, from the coding sequence ATGAAGGATAACAAAGTTGAGCGGGTTCGTCAGGAAGTTGCGATGTTTAGACGGCAGTTTTTGCAAGATGACACTAACGCATTCGATCAGGCTTTTGGCAACCAAGAGATTACAGCGGTCGTGAGCGAACTGGTGGCGCCACACCGTGAGCGCATCTATCCCCCATTGGACACGCTACGCCTGTTTGTTGGCCAAGTTCTGTCGGCTGACCGAGCCTGTCAGGATGTGGTGGGCCGCCGTTTGTCCGAGCGGATCGCACAAGGCCAATCGGTGAGCGCGCTCAACACCGGCTCCTACTGCGACGCGCGCAAGCGTCTGCCGATCACCCTGCCGGTGATGCTGGGCACCATGATCGGTGAGCGACTGGAATCGATGACGCCATCAGCTTGGCGATGGCAAGGTCGGCCAGTCAAGTTGTTTGATGGCACGACCATCTCGATGCCCGATACACCGAGCAATCAGCAGGCCTATCCGCAAAGCCGTGAACAGAAACCGGGATTGGGCTTTCCCATCGCCCGTATTGGCGCACTCATCGGCTTGTCCAGCGGCGCGATACTGGGCTATCAAGTTGCGGCATGCGAAGGCAAGGGGACGGGGGAACAAAGCCTGTTGGCGAACCTGCTGGACAATATCAATGCCGGTGATGTATTGCTGGCCGATGCGCTGTTGGCGACGTGGTGGATCATTGAAGACGCGAGTAGCCGGGGGGTTGATGTGGTGATGGCGCAGCATGGAGTGCGGATCACCGACTTCATGCGTGGTCAGCGATTCGGCAAGAATGACCATGTGGTGCAATGGCCACGACCACCGAAACCGAAAGCGATGAGCGCGGAAGAATACGCCCGCCACCCGGAATCTATCACGATGCGCGAGGTAGAGGTTAATGGACGCATTTTGGTGACGACGTTGCTTGATCCGAGGGCTGTCTCGACACAAGAACTTGGCGCGCTCTACAAGATGCGCTGGAACATTGAGGTTGATTTCCGCACCATCAAAGCGACGCTTGAGATGGATGTGCTGCGTTGCAAATCACAGCCTATGGTGGACAAGGAGATTGCGGTTTATTTCATGGCCTACAACCTGGTGCGTTGGGCGATGTCGAAGGCGGCATTGCTCGCGGACGTGTTGCCACGGGTGCTGAGTTTTACCGGTGCCAAGCGCCTGCTGTGTGCATTCGCCGACCAGCTTCGTCGAACATCGGGAAAACAAGTTCGCACCATGATTGCTACAGTGACGACCAGCATTGCGACACTGCGATTGCCGTATCGACCTGACCGAATAGAGCCTCGCGCGAAGAAACGACGGCCCAAAAACCTTCCGCTGTTAACCGTGCCACGTCAAGTCGCGCGTGACCTCATTTATGCTCAGCGAGAGCTTAACCGAGTGCCATGA
- the tal gene encoding transaldolase: MSNLLEQLKSMTTIVADTGDIEAIHLHQPQDVTTNPSLLLKAASLPEYVPLIENVIVWAKSQCNDHEQRAQAAMDRLAVDVGVEVLKYIPGRISTEVDARLSFDTTATVNKARKLISLYNAAGIPNDRVLIKIASTWEGIRAAEILEREGINCNLTLLFGFAQARACAEAGVTLISPFVGRILDWHKAKSGHDFAAEADPGVQSVRKIYAYYKSHGYNTIIMGASFRNMGEILALAGCDRLTIAPPLLEELKATQGELVRQLNDTGAFEPQPPPMAEATFRWEINEDAMATEKLAEGIRGFTVDQIKLEKTLAEKL, encoded by the coding sequence ATGAGCAATCTACTGGAACAACTGAAATCCATGACCACCATCGTGGCGGATACCGGCGATATCGAAGCGATTCACCTTCACCAGCCGCAGGATGTCACCACCAATCCGTCATTGTTGCTCAAAGCTGCCTCACTGCCGGAATACGTTCCGCTCATCGAAAATGTCATCGTCTGGGCCAAATCGCAATGCAATGATCATGAGCAGCGGGCGCAAGCTGCTATGGACAGACTGGCGGTAGATGTCGGTGTGGAGGTGCTCAAGTATATTCCGGGACGTATTTCGACCGAAGTGGATGCGCGGCTTTCCTTCGATACCACAGCCACGGTGAACAAGGCTCGCAAGCTGATCAGTCTTTACAACGCAGCAGGCATACCCAACGACCGCGTGCTGATCAAGATCGCCTCTACTTGGGAAGGCATCCGCGCTGCGGAAATCCTTGAACGCGAAGGCATCAACTGCAACCTTACCCTGCTGTTCGGTTTTGCCCAGGCACGCGCCTGCGCCGAGGCGGGCGTGACGTTGATCTCCCCGTTTGTCGGACGCATTCTTGATTGGCACAAGGCTAAAAGCGGGCATGACTTTGCGGCGGAAGCAGATCCTGGCGTACAGTCGGTACGCAAAATTTATGCGTACTACAAGTCGCACGGTTACAACACCATTATCATGGGTGCTTCGTTCCGCAACATGGGCGAGATATTGGCGCTGGCCGGATGTGACCGCCTCACCATCGCGCCCCCTTTATTGGAAGAGCTGAAAGCCACTCAAGGTGAGCTAGTACGGCAATTGAACGATACTGGAGCGTTCGAACCGCAGCCACCACCCATGGCCGAAGCGACATTCCGCTGGGAGATAAACGAGGACGCCATGGCCACGGAAAAACTGGCGGAAGGCATACGCGGTTTCACCGTGGATCAAATCAAACTGGAAAAAACACTTGCAGAAAAGCTTTAG